A single genomic interval of Gouania willdenowi chromosome 10, fGouWil2.1, whole genome shotgun sequence harbors:
- the LOC114470538 gene encoding homeodomain-interacting protein kinase 3-like, whose protein sequence is MVGHALHSPSTRYTILEFIGEGSFGKVAKCRAHNSSKLVAVKILKKTYFQNVEDELSVLKTISSLNADHFNLVTFYEQFIAKQLMVALQGLKAVKIMHNDIKPNNIMMVNIDDSSFSVKLIDFGVASPISAATPGLRIQPTGYRAPEICLGLPYSGAIDMWGVGCTLAFLFLNDNLFPVHCEYLMMQSMVEMLGMPSKQQLQFGLYSKKFFCHEVDELGTRWRLLTPEEYKSRNRTKAEEWPEYRSHLSSLDDLLYMTELWDNETMEDRKAFIEFLKELLNLDGEERISPTDALQHPYITGSYLSQEPDSREHQTEAQVIESHSPEVWDDEYPISHENDKVGLIEAHSPEDWDAEYHIFNENSKCGLMEAHSPEVWDDEYPISHENDKVGLIEAHSPEVWDDEYPVSHENDKVGLIEAHSPEVWDDEYPVSHENDKVGLIEAHSPEDWDAEYPIFNENSKCGLIEAHSPEDWDAEYPIFNENSKCGLMEAHLPEDWDAVYPVLNKFVAY, encoded by the exons ATGGTAGGCCATGCCCTCCACAGCCCCTCCACTCGGTACACAATCCTGGAGTTTATCGGAGAAGGTAGCTTTGGGAAAGTTGCCAAGTGTCGTGCTCACAACAGCAGCAAATTGGTGGCAGTAAAAATCCTAAAGAAGAcgtattttcaaaatgtggaggaCGAA CTGTCAGTGTTGAAGACCATCAGCTCTCTGAATGCTGACCACTTCAATCTGGTGACATTTTATGAGCAGTTTATTGCAAAGCAG CTGATGGTGGCATTACAGGGACTGAAAGCTGTAAAAATAATGCACAATGACATCAAGCCAAACAACATCATGATGGTCAACATTGATGACAGTTCATTTAGCGTAAAGCTAATTGATTTTGGAGTGgcttctcccatttctgccgcCACGCCCGGGctcagaattcaaccaaccggCTACAG GGCCCCAGAGATTTGTCTTGGCCTTCCTTACTCGGGGGCCATTGACATGTGGGGAGTGGGCTGCACGCTGGCATTCCTCTTCCTTAATGACAACCTCTTTCCTGTCCACTGCGAATACCTCATG ATGCAGAGCATGGTGGAGATGCTGGGAATGCCATCAAAACAACAGCTCCAATTTGGCCTTTACAGCAAGAAGTTCTTTTGTCATGAGGTGGATGAATTGGGCACAAGATGGAGGTTGCtg ACACCAGAAGAGTACAAGTCTAGGAACAGAACAAAAGCTGAGGAGTGGCCCGAATATCGTTCACATTTGTCATCATTAGATGACCTGCTCTAT ATGACTGAACTATGGGACAATGAGACAATGGAAGACAGGAAGGCCTTCATCGAGTTCCTGAAAGAACTCTTGAATCTGGATGGGGAAGAGAGAATCTCTCCCACTGATGCTCTTCAGCATCCCTACATTACGGGGTCATACCTGAGCCAGGAGCCAGACAGCAGAGAACA TCAAACCGAGGCACAGGTCATTGAGTCACATTCACCTGAAGTCTGGGATGACGAGTACCCCATTTCTCATGAAAacgacaaagttggactcattgaggcacattcacctgaagactgggatgccgagtaccacatatttaatgaaaacaGCAAATGTGGACTGATGgaggcacattcacccgaagtctgggatgacgagtaccccatttctcatgaaaacgacaaagttggactcattgaggcacattcacctgaagtctgggatgacgagtaccccgtttctcatgaaaacgacaaagttggactcattgaggcacattcacctgaAGTCTGGGATGACGAGTACCCCGTTTCTCATGAAAACGACAAAGTTGGACTAATTGAAGCACATTCACCTGAAGACTGGGATGCAGAGTACCCCATATTTAATGAAAACAGCAAAtgtggactcattgaggcacattcacctgaAGACTGGGATGCCGAGTACCCCATATTTAATGAAAACAGCAAATGTGGACTGATGGAGGCACATTTGCCTGAGGATTGGGATGCTGTGTaccctgttttaaataaatttgtGGCATATTAA